TGCATTTGTTTCCTGAAAATTAAGCATCCAACTTAAAACGTTGTTTTCGAATCCTTCCGGAATAAGAAGTCTCGCTTTAATGATAAAACCTTCGTGCAATCCAACATAAGCTTCTGCGCAATACATTTTCTTGAATCTACTATGATAGGCAGCTTCCCTGAGGACAGCACTTAATTCTTCGCTGTTAACGCCTTTCATCCCTGCTATCTTACGTGCTCCGGCGAACCTCCCATACACTTCACCATCGTTCATAACAAGAACTTTCGCTCCTATAGGCAACCCTTGCGCTTCAGGCTGAAAGACATCCTGGTCAGTAACAATCGTTCCAGGAGCTTTCTTAGCGAGCTCGTACGCTTCGGCAACAGAATTAACCGGTACAACATTATTCCCGTACATAGTAGTTTCTAAAATTGCTCGATAATTAGAAATATTTTTTTTATCTTCCAGTGATGTTTTTGCGACCATAAAAGCCACCCCTTCTTATTAAATTATAAGTAATAGATACCCTTAACTTCCTAAATAGAAGCACAAAGGGGCATTAATTATTACATTTAGGATAGTCAGGATTATTACACAAAGCATTTCACCGCAATGTAACGAACCCAAATTCTTTCAATAGGTTACCAGAAAAATAATAATCCCGCAACCTGAAAAGTTATCAGGTTGTAGGATACAATTATTTAAATTATATAAATGAGCATATCAAAGAAAAAATATAAACACTCTTAGCTAGGTTGGTTCTTTTGTCTTGCGAACTATCTCCATTTCATCATATGAAAAAACTTTATCGATATCAAGAAGCATCACTACCCTCTGACCCACTTTCCCCATGCCGGTAATAAACTCAGTATTAACATTGGCACCGAATGCAGGAGTCTCTTCAATTTGTTTATCTGCAATATCAAGTACTTCTGACACTCTATCGACAATAACCCCCATGATAACGTTCTGCCCATGATTTTGCACCTGCACTTCTACGATACAGGTCCTCTCATTATATTCTTGGGCTTGCATTTCGAACTTCATTCGCAAATCAATAATAGGAATGATTTTTCCTCGCAGATTAATAACACCTTTAACATATTCAGGCATTCTAGGAACATGAGTTACGTTCATCATCCCGATAATTTCTTGAACTTTAAGAATTTCAAGACCGTACTCCTCTTCATTTAGCTCAAAAGTAAGATATTTATTACCCTTGTCAACAATTGTACTAAGAACTTTATTCTCAGCAATTTTTACCAAGTCAGCCATATATCTCTTCCTTTCTTCACTGAAATATTATCAGATTAAAAAAAATTTACTGTCAATTATTTTCCATATTCAGAATATAAAATCACAAAATACTTTTTTATAATCAGCGAGAATGAACAAAAAATTATCAAACAAACAAGGCATTCCTAAACATAATTCTCGGTTTTATTTCGCAGTTAAAACCCCTTAAAATCATCATCATCAAAAGGAATAACTTGTTCAGGAACAATCTTCAGCGATTCTTTTGTAAATTCTCCATGGATCGCCTTATTCCATCGTTTTTTTCCACTATCTTCTGTAGTCATCTGAGCACCAATATTGCCAATACCACCAAAAATAACAACATTTAATGCCTTCACCATGTCATTAAGTTCTTGTGCTTGTGCCGAGAGCTGCTCACTAGCAGATGCAGACTCTTCAGAATTTGCAGCATTGGTTTGGGTCACTTTATTCATTTGAGCCACTGCTGTATTAACCTGTTCTATACCACGGGACTGCTCTTCAGATGCTGAAGACACCTCTGCGATGAGTTCCGTAACCTTCTGAACACCTTCAACAATTTCTTTCAGGATAGCAGCGACTTCTGAAGATACGGCTACGCCATTCTCAGCATTCTTTTGAGATCCCTCGATCAGGTTGGCGGTGTTCTTAGCCGCTTCCGCACTTCGATGCGCTAAATTGCGAACTTCTTCTGCAACAACTGCGAATCCCTTACCAGATTCTCCTGCCCTGGCAGCTTCTACCGCTGCATTAAGTGCCAGAAGATTAGTCTGAAAGGCAATTTCATCGATTGTCTTAAGTATTTTCGCCGTTTCGTCCGACGAACTTTTGATTTTGCTAATTGCTTCTGACATACGGGACATAGCTTCGCTGCTCTTTTTGGCCGCATCTTGAACTATAGTTGCCAACCTATTTGCCTGTTTAGTATTATCGGCATTCTGTGTAATCATCGAAGACATTTCTTCAAGAGAAGCAGACGTCTCTTCTAAGCTTGAAGCTTGTTCACTAGCGCCTTCCGCCATCTGCTCACTTGCCTTTGATACCTGATTAGATGCTGACGCTACTTGCTCCGAACTCGAATTCAATCTGGAAATAATCCTGGTAATCGGGCCGGTGATTGAGCTTGTTATAAAAAACACGATTAAACCGCCGATACCAATAGCAACAATTAACCCTATAATCATAATTACGGACGCGGAGGATAATGAAAAAGACACACTCTTTGACGTAGCGACAGTATTTTGGAGGCCGATTTCTGAAACGACTCCGATCTGTTCCAAAATCGAGTTACCTATTTCCAATCGTTTTACTGCAACATCTTGAACCTTATTCCAGTTACTAAACATTTCATCCATTGCAGTATCATATTGAAGCATAGAAATTCTCATTTTTTCCAGCTGCTCCAGATTTTTCAACTGAACTGTCGTAGCAAGAATAAGTTTACGCCGGTCCTCGATATCAGAGAACTGCTTGTCTGCATCGCCAATAAGCGTTAGATTACGCTCGGCAATTGCTTTCCAGGTGTTCCGCTCCAATGCAGCGCCTATGTCGGAAATTTCCTTCATAAGGGATATCTTCCATACGCGTTCAACTGCTTTTACTTTATTATTCCCGTTATTAATCTCTTCTTTTAGTTTTGGATATTGAATATCTACATAGCCTGTACAGTTCTCTTGA
Above is a window of Candidatus Margulisiibacteriota bacterium DNA encoding:
- a CDS encoding chemotaxis protein CheW, with protein sequence MADLVKIAENKVLSTIVDKGNKYLTFELNEEEYGLEILKVQEIIGMMNVTHVPRMPEYVKGVINLRGKIIPIIDLRMKFEMQAQEYNERTCIVEVQVQNHGQNVIMGVIVDRVSEVLDIADKQIEETPAFGANVNTEFITGMGKVGQRVVMLLDIDKVFSYDEMEIVRKTKEPT